TGGCacggcagctgctctgctgcagagaggaaggctCTGTAGAGGCTGGTGAAGGCTGCTCAGGGAGTGAGAGTGAAGGCTACCCACCAACATGGACATCTACACCAACAGATGCAGGAAGAGGGCCATCTGCATCATGAAGCACTCCAcccaccctgcacacacactctttgacCCTCTCCCCTCAGGCAGGCGGCTGCGGATCCATTAGTGTTTACAACTGTGGATCAAACAGCAGAAAGTCAAAGGAACATTTGAAATTGGGGGAAAATCTTGAAAATATCTTGAAATTGATTCCTTCCACTGCTGCATGTCTGCACTTATGTGGCAAGTAGTTATCAAATAAACAATGTTAAGCAGGTATAACTAGTAAGATTTGATTCCATATTCAAGTAAATCAGTCAAAATACGTTAGATGTTGTATATCTATATACGTTTTTTATCCCCTTCCCCCAGTGATCATAGGCTACGTTGTATGATgttatgtatatacagtatatgtgatCCCTATTTTAGTGATTCTTCTCCTGACGCTAATGTCAGATTCTAGtcatattgttattgttgttgaaGCTCTTGTCAAGGACGAACATTGCTACGGTAGGGGCCAATAGGATGTTCAGTGTGACTGGCCAATCAGACAACAGTCATCTCTATGAAGTGTGGAGGACACAGAGATTCAGATCATTCTTCACTGCATTTGAAGCACAATGAAGCCTCAtgactttgctttgcttttcacATGCCTGATCAGGGCGAATGTGGGTAAGTTGTGGCTTGTTACTGCTACTTTCATTTACTTTAAACTATAATCATTATGTTTTAAAGTGCTCTGTAATACCGATTGTTATTACATCCAACCTTTAAAGTTGCTTGTGTATTTGCTTCgtctcttcctttctcctcaGCTCATACGACGACTTTAAAACAATcagctttacattttaaagcagcTTACGTAGGGGAAAATGTGACTTTGCCATGTTTCTGTCAAGATGATGCGGTGGTGATGCTTTACTGGTTTAAGCAAAATCTAGGACAGAAACCAAAGCTGGCATCTTCATTCTATAGGCATAATGTTGGCGTCACCTTCTATGATGAATTTAACAATACACGTTTCTCACTGGataatgaaaacagtaaaaatcacTTAAAGATGTCACATTTGCAAAATTCAGACTCAGCAACTTATTACTGCTTAGGGAACAATTTATTAGACTTTGAATTTTGCGAGAGCATTACAGTCAGTGTAAAGGGTTCAGGTTTGAACATCCCAGCTTTGGTCCATCAGTCAGCATCTGAGACCATCCAGCCAGGAGGCTCTGAGACTCTgaactgtacagtacacactgggACCAGTGATGGAGAACACAGGGTTTACTGGTTCAGACACTCTGAGGAATCTCATCCAGGACTCATTTACACCcacggaggcagagaggatAACACCTGTGTGTACAACCTGCCAATGAAGAGCCTGAATCTTTCTCATGCTGGGACCTACTACTGTGCTGTGGCCTCATGTGGTCACATAGTGTTTGGAGACAGGACCAAGCCAGACTTTGAAGGTAAGTAACTTTCTGGCAAAGGTTGTCTTCACTTGATATACAGTGAAGACGACTTCTTATGATGTTTCTTAATACAATCCTCTCGTGGCAATAGGAGCTACAGCTTACTGTAATTACTTATATCTCTACTGACCATAAAGCCATTCCCTTATAGTGGAACTCCACTGTGGGAGTCAGGGGACACAATCTACAGTCcttgtttaaaaaaatccacaccTATCAACATTAAGATAGACACGAGAATAAGCATCTAAAAGCCCTGTAATGTCCCCCGATGTCTGACTTTTTGCAGATGAGGTGGACTCTCTTGTCTTGGTGTATATCTTGAGCGGAGCTTTGGCTTTCACCTCCATCCTGGTTATTTTACTGGCTTTCTCAGTGTACAAGATGACGAACTTCCAGTGTGCAGGTAACTGTTCCTCTTCGAGGCTGACAGCACATATTGAGTGCATatcacatttgaataaaagGATCCATTAATTTTGTGTCACAACCAGGTTGTTCCAAGACATTTTCAGCGACTTGCCCTGCGAACACAGCGGTGAGTGTCtttactgaaaaacacagactttcCAAGAGCTCAGCAATAGCTATATTTTTCTTGCCGTGTAGGCAGGTGTCATAGGAGAGAAAAAGTCAGTCATACTCTCAGGTGTCGTTTTAGCAGTACAAGTCAGCTTTGGCTGCAACCAGTTAGATGTTACGGCCATGTTGTTGTTACGGATGTTACGGATCTTATCTAAAAAAGCTGCTTGGGTTTAATGCAGTTTTTCTTGGGCCAGAAACACATGGATATACTTTGGCTTTTGGCTGTCCTATTGAACCTAATGTTTCACTGACATCTTGACAGTTGTTAGCAATATTGTTGATTGTTATGTTCTGGAAATTAGGGCACATGAATGATtcatttaggatttttttttttttttttttttaatccatgcCACCTTCCAGGTTCATGTCTCTCTTGTGCTGTATGTGTTGAAACagtgattaatcattttatattttgttaccAGTTAcgtgaagatgaagagaaccTCCATTACGCTGCTTTGAGGGAACAGAACACCAGCAGACCAAGAAGACAGAGGAATAACACCAGAAGTGAATGTGTGTACTCCACCCTCAGGCAGTAGAGCTGGACATGCTCCTGTGCTTTGTTTCTGCATAACATGATATCTTTTTGTTAATCACAGTAATTTGACTTTTcctgaaaatgacaaacacttAGCATGATTTCACCAAACTCAATAAATATGAAGGCTTGCCCTGCAATTAATCAAGCTCCTCTACTGTCTTCTGTCAAAGGGTTTCTTTGTGTCACTGACATGACAGGTACAATATGTACACACAGCATTCTTTGTAGGTTGTTTATTGCACTGTACATGCTGCCACAAACCTAGAAATGTCAGAAGCTTCCCATAACCTGTTTGTACTGAACAGTAAAGAGATGAGATCTTAGACCCGGTCacgtctttgtctttgtctttgtctctgcgGTTTCTGGCAGGATGTCTCTACATCAGTCACTCAGCTCTTCTCTGAATCTGAGCTACAGAGGCTATCCACATCTATGGAGCTCTTTGACGCAAgtcagcagtaacagtagtattTACCTTTATGTCTTCTGTATTGAAAACTTAATTTAAAGGGGAATGTGTAGAATTTATGTATGCACATCAGTTAGATCCCAAGCAGTGCTAATGTTTTCATCCCATGAAAGGAGCTATAAAAGTTTTgtcaaatctgaaaaaaaattaGCCAGATGATGTCATCTAGGTTTCCTGAACTCTGTGTTTGAAAAATGGGTGTTGAGGCACAGACATGATGACGTGATGCACTGTGGGATGTGTGGAGTGGGAGATACAGCACTGCAGAGACCGACGTCACATTTATGTGCACATAAATGCAACCTGAAGAGTATTTTTAGTCTTCAAGACGACTTTCttccatttttatattttataatgtatttGGTTCTGGGCGCTGCCAAAACACAAGTGATCTACACTCAGCGCTGTGCTTGAACACATTTAGTGCAGATACTGAAGGGGGACtagaggtgctgctgctgtgccacTGACAGGATACATCAGCAGTGTCGGGTGTGACAATCCACATGATGGTTCTAAATGTGTCACTTGTGAGTCCCTCAACGTCGTGAAAGTGAAACTGAGCAAAACTGAATTGCACAACTGTAAACTAATTCATTTGCAAGTTAACTGGTCAATATACACAGTCAGCCAGTTTTGATGGCTGCATGTTAAggtctgtcctccctcctcagGTTTGTGTGTCTAGTAGGGCAACAATGAGAGAGACTATCTGCTACATTTGTGGACTGCAAGCCAGACCAGTAACTCTTTGAAGTATGTCAATTCCAGGACAAAATGATAAGGAATGCCCTGACTACGCCGCAGGGGGTCCCAGCATCTGAGTAGAATATTCAAAATTAATGCACAAGTGCGCATGAAGTGCACCTGCTTGTATCCCCTTCTTGAGGAAATGCCAGATCAtagagattattttcattgtctgtgTGGTTATTTTAGCCACCTGCCTCCACTGTATCgcactgtttgtgtgtaatttctATGCTCCTTTATTGGGAGTTTGCTTGATCTGAGAAACAATATTTCATGTCAAAACATGTGTTCTGTTATCTTATATCCTTGAATTTTCCAGCAGTTTTCAGAAGCATGCAGATCCAGTGGTGGATCTGTTGAATGCAACCAGGTAATCTATttgttactttttgttttttcttgcctttttttggtttgtttagtTTCAGTCTATACTGTACCTTTGAATATTTTCCATGTAATGTTCCAGGAGTACCAGACGTTAAATCACTGAGGTCTCTCAAACAAGTATGAAACATCAGCATCTTCATGTCTTTCAGACCGGAGCCGTGTGTTCAGCCCCCTTGGCTCCTCCTGCACATCAGCTTTAGTCACACACGGTTGAGACACAGTGGTTTTACTCTGAGGTCAGGTTCTGTCAGCAGGACTCACAGACTTGCAAGTAAAGATatgaggagaaatcacaacTGAACTTTGTGATCTGGCAGTGATATATACAGTGAGGACATCGTTCCCAGGCAGGCTGCACAGGAAATCTCCAACTATGAGACATCAACTTTCCTACAAGTGGCAGGAGTCACTTTGCTTTTATTGGTGTTTGCTTCTGTCAGATATCATTTACTTCTTAAAAGCTACTTGTTGAATAGAACGTAAGTTAGAAAGacatcattttgtatttttgagtttttaaaacTTGCTCACCTTAGTAGCTTTAAATTagattaggtttttttttttttttttttttttaaatcgctGCTGTATTAATAAACCCGTTTGATATTTCAAACCATTTTAAAGAAACCACCAAacataacttttatttttattattattctcctgTATAATTTGTGTTTACTATTTATTTAGACTTCATTTTGTTGACCTGAATAGCTACTTGCTTCTACTTGTATTTGTCTTGTAAATGTGAAAATTGtaaattgaaaataaacaagtcaaACCGAGTCAAGCAGGACCATACATATGTGGTTttatgtgaaataaaacaataatattacGAAGCCAAATATAATATTGGGATGCCAGATTTAACTAAATTaatatttagtatttaaaatatttgtatttactATAAATACCAGAGGTTTGATTGCACGTCCATGTTGAACAACCAAAGCTTCATTTGATTTTCCGAGTCCATCTTTAATCTGTGCAGCAACCATCACTAAATAAGATAATAACTGAGCTTTGTCCATAATACCCGAGCAACCTGCTTCCTTAGAGGACGACCATGAAATGTGGCAGAAACTCCCGGAGAACCATGGACCATGAGCCAAGTCTTGTTTTGGTcaactgaataaatgaataaacgaATAAACTTTAATCCggatatatatacagtatatatatcatgacctttaaaaaaaaaaaatttgcttTATTCTCGTAATATTAAGTCTGGATCGTTCTGGATAAACTCAGAATTaggttcagttcagtttttccTGGAGGATCTACAGCTGCATCTGCCCCAGATGGAAAATAGTTAAATCATTTCTATGACCATTCCTGTTGCTGCTCTTCTTTCATGACTCATAGGTTGCAGCTTCATCACAGAAAACAGGCCACACCGCTCACTCTGTGTCTTTACACACCAACCTTGTGGTTAACAGAAAAAGAACCTATACGTTGGTAGAGCTTGGTCATGTGCTTGTTTAAGATGCTGTGCCCTATTTGTGCTTCTGTGTAAGTGGTTTTAAGCAGGATGTCCGCCCCCCTTTTGTTGCGAGGAACCTGCGTGTGTCTGTAAAATCACAGATGCACTGTTGAGTTGTGGTTAGCAAAACCTGAACAAACTTAATGGGCTGACAACAGACTGAAGGTAATTGACCCACTTTAGCAGTTGACAAGATGCTTTTATTCCTAAAAGTGTAATACAGCCAAATAGAATTCTATGTATCTAACATTAGTATTAATTTGGTGTAATTTGTGGTCACTTCCTCGTGTGTGATTACAGATAATTCAACTGTAACGGAGATACTGAGCTAAGACCCACTCTGCACAAAGGACCTGCTCTTAGTAATATAAACCAAGAGACAAATAGCTACAAACATCAAGAGAATCCCAGTTCTAATGATGGAGAGCCAGACTAAGATTCTCATCTGGGCCATTTGGTCTTCAATGCATCCTTCGACAAGCAGCTTGCTTCCTTTACCGAACAGTATCTCCCCACAGGAGGCCACGGCGCAGTAGTAGGTTCCAGTGTCAGAGGGGCTCAGCTTCTCCTTCTGCAGATGGTATGCGCAGCTCTGCGGAGGAGAGCCCGCTGCAGAGACGTGTTTCCACCCATCCCCGTGTGTGTGAACGATTCCGTGGCGAGATCCATGTCTGAACCAGTACACACTGTGTTCCCCATCACACGTCTCAGTGTGGACTGTGCAGTTGAGAGTCGCAGAGCCTCCTGACTGGACGGTCTCAGATGCTGGCCCCTGGACTACTTCCTTGGGTCTGGTTCCTACAGTCCACAGGGGAACATATTCAGAGAATCTGTTATTATGTATGTAGTATATCAAGGGCTTTtcactttttatgtatttaatgaGTATTGCTCGGTTTTTATCAGGTTATTTTTCtatgaaatgtatgaaaagtgATTAGCTTTACGAACAGTGGATTTCAACCTGACAGGTGTTGGTTGGAGAGTTCATGTGCCTGGTTATTGCATTAATACTCCATTTGGTGAAATATAGCTGAAATCTTTGATTTGGAGTTTGCACGTCTCTCAGCAACCTCTGCATTTCATccacagttaaagaaaaaatttaaaataaaagcacaatacCTTTGACACTTAGAAACACCCCCTTTCCGAATTCCACGACGTTGGAGTGTGAGCTTCCACAGAAGTATGTGGCTGAATCTGAGAAGTGGACATCAGAGATGTGCAAATGATTGATCCCGTCCATCTTTTGCACAGAGAAACGAGGCTTCTTCTCCATCCAGTGGTAAACTTTGGTCGGTTTATCATACTTGTAAATAGAAGACAGGAGCTCAGGTCCACCTCCTAAAGTTTGTCGGTACCAGGAGAAGTGCATCGCCATTTGGCTGTCATATGAGCAATATAAAGTCACATTGTCCCCAACACTGGCTGATCTGATCCCAGTGTCCTGTTTCACTGCTGACTGGATCACTGCTGACAGAACCACTAGGTAAAGAAGATATAATGTTAGGGAAACATAAGCTGCCAGCCTTCATTTAAATCATATGTTGTCTACAGCTTGTATATCAGACTTACACACTCCACAGAGGATCACAAAGAGCGGCATC
The sequence above is a segment of the Pempheris klunzingeri isolate RE-2024b chromosome 23, fPemKlu1.hap1, whole genome shotgun sequence genome. Coding sequences within it:
- the LOC139223099 gene encoding uncharacterized protein, with translation MKPHDFALLFTCLIRANVAHTTTLKQSALHFKAAYVGENVTLPCFCQDDAVVMLYWFKQNLGQKPKLASSFYRHNVGVTFYDEFNNTRFSLDNENSKNHLKMSHLQNSDSATYYCLGNNLLDFEFCESITVSVKGSGLNIPALVHQSASETIQPGGSETLNCTVHTGTSDGEHRVYWFRHSEESHPGLIYTHGGREDNTCVYNLPMKSLNLSHAGTYYCAVASCGHIVFGDRTKPDFEDEVDSLVLVYILSGALAFTSILVILLAFSVYKMTNFQCAGCSKTFSATCPANTALREDEENLHYAALREQNTSRPRRQRNNTRSECVYSTLRQ
- the LOC139223101 gene encoding uncharacterized protein, whose protein sequence is MPLFVILCGVLVLSAVIQSAVKQDTGIRSASVGDNVTLYCSYDSQMAMHFSWYRQTLGGGPELLSSIYKYDKPTKVYHWMEKKPRFSVQKMDGINHLHISDVHFSDSATYFCGSSHSNVVEFGKGVFLSVKGTRPKEVVQGPASETVQSGGSATLNCTVHTETCDGEHSVYWFRHGSRHGIVHTHGDGWKHVSAAGSPPQSCAYHLQKEKLSPSDTGTYYCAVASCGEILFGKGSKLLVEGCIEDQMAQMRILVWLSIIRTGILLMFVAICLLVYITKSRSFVQSGS